The following are from one region of the Aspergillus chevalieri M1 DNA, chromosome 1, nearly complete sequence genome:
- a CDS encoding uncharacterized protein (COG:S;~EggNog:ENOG410QEA6;~InterPro:IPR022698,IPR013087;~PFAM:PF12013), with protein MDLFLYNDTHRLWICGPCGFAVRPAHLAAHLANRHPKHPSAATPALRRAACALMLKRPCWDPAREPDRPVPPPPAPGSPPVPGLPVHPGYRCPHPDCAYIVCNPESLLRHRTRIHADRRPRGRQPPASQVSPLPLYRTVSCQRFFPSGAGSGFFQVTPPAHTERARQAATMGEVEFIRRQVAGALAEDAAAAEAGAQQVPDPDAKAPTEISPWLELTRWPEFLHGHAFTAVAPLAAPPDPTAEPLLTVFSASVERLIEAAYQSIKTRRINEFDQIRINSFLQRPRVWDRPILIQLRPSTYRAYRQVWQRLICFAYRTSRPNAAVQLGHQLTTAQLAALDRMETAAAELLSLPSPPLCTPGPGAADHPPWTTGGGPWVVIQTPRGGDRDRDPEGDRRTERRHAAYEQLDHACLDLSIALLDHPLKGDLFESAVVAFLAVLGVDVEKQTFRDPYAFTSSLSGLIKMAQMLVAQRAVQMADHGQVEHPADALEAMRERFLLPGVAAPLQLAHTGCARLASASRTPPPVWDISTGAMTSRP; from the exons ATGGACCTCTTCCTCTACAACGACACCCATCGCCTGTGGATCTGTGGTCCCTGTGGATTCGCCGTGCGGCCCGCCCATCTCGCCGCCCACCTGGCCAACCGCCATCCCAAGCATCCCTCCGCGGCCACCCCGGCCCTCCGCCGGGCCGCCTGTGCCCTGATGCTCAAGCGGCCCTGCTGGGACCCCGCGCGGGAGCCTGACCGTCCGGTCCCGCCGCCCCCGGCCCCGGGGAGTCCGCCGGTCCCGGGGCTCCCCGTCCACCCGGGCTATCGCTGCCCCCACCCCGACTGTGCCTACATCGTGTGCAATCCTGAGAGCCTCCTGCGGCACCGGACCCGGATCCATGCGGACCGTCGACCCCGGGGCCGACAGCCCCCGGCCAGCCAGGTGTCCCCGCTGCCCCTGTATCGGACCGTCAGCTGTCAgcgcttcttcccctccggtGCCGGCAGCGGTTTCTTCCAGGTCACCCCACCCGCGCACACGGAGCGGGCCCGCCAGGCGGCCACCATGGGTGAGGTGGAGTTCATCCGGAGGCAGGTGGCCGGGGCCCTCGCCGAGgacgcggcggcggcggaggccggGGCCCAGCAGGTGCCGGACCCGGATGCCAAAGCGCCCACCGAGATATCCCCCTGGCTGGAGCTCACCCGGTGGCCCGAGTTCCTGCATGGGCATGCCTTCACAGCGGTAGCCCCGCTGGCTGCACCACCGGATCCCACAGCTGAGCCCCTTCTGACAGTGTTCAGCGCCAGCGTCGAGCGGCTGATCGAGGCGGCCTACCAGTCCATCAAGACGCGGCGGATCAACGAGTTTGACCAG ATCCGAATCAACAGCTTCCTGCAACGGCCACGGGTGTGGGACCGGCCCATCCTGATCCAGCTCCGGCCCTCCACCTACCGGGCCTACCGGCAGGTCTGGCAGCGGCTGATCTGCTTCGCCTACCGCACCAGCCGCCCCAATGCAGCCGTGCAGCTCGGCCACCAGCTCACCACTGCACAGCTGGCGGCCctggaccggatggagacggCGGCAGCGGAGCTGCTGTCATTGCCCTCGCCACCACTCTGCACACCCGGGCCCGGGGCggcggatcatccaccatggaccacaGGAGGGGGCCCATGGGTCGTCATCCAGACGCCCCGTGGGGGGGATCGGGATCGGGACCCGGAGGGGGACCGGAGGACCGAGCGGCGCCATGCAGCATATGAGCAACTGGACCATGCCTGCCTGGACCTGTCCATCGCGCTGCTGGACCACCCACTGAAAGGGGATCTCTTTGAGAGTGCGGTGGTGGCCTTCCTGGcagtgttgggggtggatgtGGAGAAACAGACCTTCCGGGACCCCTACGCGTTCACCAGCTCCCTGTCCGGGCTGATCAAGATGGCCCAGATGCTGGTGGCGCAGCGCGCGGTGCAGATGGCGGACCATGGTCAGGTTGAGCACCCGGCAGATGCCCTGGAGGCCATGCGGGAGCGGTTCCTCCTCCCGGGGGTGGCTGCCCCCCTTCAACTGGCTCACACGGGCTGCGCACGTTTGGCAAGCGCATCcagaacaccaccaccagtctgGGATATATCTACTGGAGCGATGACCAGCAGACCCTGA